The genomic stretch GGAACAGGGCGTAGTCCTGGAACACGAAGCCCACGCCACGGCGTTCCGGCGGCACGTCCCGTCCCGGCTCCGCAATGACCTGTCCGCCGAGTTCGATCATGCCGTGCTGCAACGGTTCGAGCCCGGCCGCCAGGCGCAGCAGCGTGGTCTTGCCGCAGCCCGAGGCGCCCAGCAGGCAGACGATCTCCCCCGCCGCGACGGACAGGTCGATTCCGCGCAGCACGGTGGTGGCGCCATAGGCGTGGCGGATGTCCTGAAACCGGAGGGTCACGCCTCTTTTGCCCTCAGGCGCGTTGCGCCGGAGGCGCGCCTTCGGCGTGACGTGCCGGCATCCGCCGGCTTGGCTTGCGCGCCGTGCCCTGGTACGCCGGGCGCGGAGAATGGTCTGGACGCGGTCGCGCCGTGCACGCCCGGCTCCCGTCGGGGCAGCGATCCGCCCCCGCGCCTGAACAGGCACGTCACGGCGCGGCGCCGCGCGGGCTGTCGCTACCGGACAGGTCCGCCTCCGCCGCGCCCTCATCCTGCGGCGCCGGATCCTGGTCCGCCGCAGCGTCGGTGACCGGCTCCGCCTCGGTCCCGCCCGGACCGCCCAGGGGCAAGGCCGGACCGGTCTCGGCCGTCACCAGTTCCTCCTTGCGCGGCAAGTCGGACAGCGCCTTCAGGCCGAACTGTTCCAGGAATTTCGGCGTGGTGCCCCACAGGGTCGGGCGGCCGGGCACTTCGCGCCGCCCGCGCGGGGCGACCAGGCCGAGTTCCAGCAGCGCCTCCAGCGTCGTCTGGGCCAGGGCGGCACCGCGGATCTCCTCGATCTCGCCGCGCGTGCAGGGCTGGTGGTAGGCGATGATGGACAGCGCCTCCATCGCCGCGCGCGGCAGGCGGCGCGGCGCCTGGACCACCTTGGTCAACCGTTGCGCCAGGTCCGGCGCGGTGCGGAAGGCCCAGCCGCCGGCGACCTCTGCGATCATCACCCCGCGGCCCTCGCAGGCCTCGGTCAGTGCCGCCACCACGGTGCCGGGCACGAGCCCCGGCGGCAGCACCGCCCCCAGCATGGCGGGGGTCACGGGCCGGTCGGAGGCAAAGATCAGCGCCTCGGCGATACGGGCCCCCTCGGCGAGAAGCGCGGGGTCGGGGACATCGATGGCTGTATCGGCCGCAACGGCGTCGGCGGACGGCGCGGCATCGGACGCCGGATCGGAATCGGAGTCCGGCCCGGCGGGCGGTCCGTTGTTTGCCCCGCCCGGCTCGGAACCATCGAGACTGGGGAGCGTGGCGGCGTCGGCGGACAGCACCACCCCGGCGGCATCGTCCGCAGCGACCGGCGCGGCCTGCGGCGCTGCGTCGTCGTCATCGCTCCGCGCATCGGCGGCCGGCGCATCGCCGCCTGGCGTAGTCGCGGCGTCGGCCGCGTGCCCGCCATCCGCGGTCGTCGCGCCGCCGGCCTCGTCCCCGGCCAACGACGTCGGTTCTGCCCGGCCGGCCTTGGCCGCGTTCTCCGCCCGCCGCTCCGCTCCGCCGCCCGGCGCTTCAGCCTGCCCGTTCATCGGTGGCCCCCTCCTCCGGCCGGCGACGGACATGGATCGGCCCGAAGGCCTCCTCCTGCCGGATCTCGATTCCGCCGCCGCGCGCCATCTCCAGCCCCGCCACGAGCGTGCTGGCAAGCGCCGCCTTGCGCTCCAGCGGGTCGAGGATGGTGTCCGGCAGGAACCCCTGCAGCACCGACCAGGACGGCAGCGCGCCGACGAGCCGGGTCAGCCGCTCCAGCGCCTCCTGCACCGTGAACAGTTTCCGCGGCTTCGGGCGGTAGGGCCGGCGCGCCAAGGCGCGGCGCCGTGCCGCGACATAGGATTGCAGCAGCGACGGCAGGTCGGCATGCAGGCCGGACCGGTCCTCGACGCGCAGGCTTTCAGGCGCGCCACGGGCAAACACGTCATGCCCGAGCCAGGGCCGCCGGTTGAGCCACAGCGCCGCCGCGCGCATCCGTTGCAGTTCGGCCAGCCGGTCGGCCAGCTGTTCGGCCAGCGCTTCGGCGTCCTCGCCCTCGGCCTGGTCGGGCGGCACCAGCAGGCGGGATTTCAGCCAGGCGAGCCAGGCCGCCATGACCAGCCAGTCCGCCGCCAGTTCCAGCCGCACCCGACGGGCGCCCTCGATCACCGCGAGGTACTGGTCCACCAGATCCAGGATGGACAGGCGCGCCACGTCCACCTTCTGCGCCCGCGCCAGTTCCAGCAGCAGGTCGAGCGGCCCCTCGAACCCGTCCAGGCGCAGATGCAGGCTCTCGCTCACCGCAGCCCGCCCAGCCCGGCCGCGGACAGCACCAGCCCATAGGCCGGCGCGACAGTGTTGCGCACGAACCAGGTCATCGGGTCCCAGGCCGGGATGGCCATGGGCAGGAGGAACAGCACGCCGATCACGATGATCAGCCCGTAGGGCTCGACGCGCGCCAGCGCAATGGCCGGTGCGCGCGGCAGCAGCCCCACCATGATCCGCCCCCCGTCCAGGGGCGGCAGCGGCAGCAGGTTGAACAACCCGAGCACCAGGTTCGCCAGGATCGACAGCGCGGCGAAACGCAGCAGGAATTCGGCCAGGTCCGGCCCCATCAGCCCCTCGCCCGCCAGCACCGCGTGGACCAGCAGCGCGGCCGAGAAGGCCAGCGCGGCATTGATCGCCGGCCCCGCCGCGGCCACCAGCACCATGCCCCAGCGCGGGTTGCGCAGCCGCAGGATGTCCACCGGCACGGGCTTCGCCCACCCGAACATCGCCTCGACCCGCCCGATCGTCAGCAACTGGCCCACCACCATGATGCCCGGCACCAGCAGCGTGCCGACCGGATCGACATGGCGGATCGGGTTCAGGCTGATGCGCCCGGCCCGCTTGGCGGTGTCGTCGCCCAGCGCCAGCGCGGCATAGCCATGCGCGGCCTCGTGGAAAGTGATGGCGAACACGGCCGCGAGCACGGCGGCGGCGGCTTCGGGGAACCAGTCGGGCATCAGGCCTCGCGCGGGATGGGGCCGGCGATGGCCGCCGGCGCGGGCTTATAGCAAATCATGCGCACAGGTCCCGACCCGACCGCCCGGCGCCGCCACAACGGGCGCGCAGGCCGCGCGGCGAGGACCCCGGTTGGCCCCTCACCCGTCGCGTTCGGTGGGATCGGCGCCTGCCGGATGTGCCGCAGCGGCACGAAGCGCGCGGTCGCGCAGGGCGCGCAGGGCGCCGGGTTCGCGCCCCTGCATCGCGTCGCGCACCGCCCGCGCCGTCGCCAGCCGCGCCGCCGCCCTGTCGGACAGCGCCGGGCAGCCGGCCAGCAGAGCGGCGCTGTCGCCGATCCGCCCCGTGCAGTGCAGCACCACGTCGCAGCCGGCCTCCAGCGCCGCCCCCGCCAGGTCGTTCGACGCCCCGCGCAACGCCCCCATCGCCAGGTCGTCGGTGACCAGCACGCCGTCGAAGCCGGCCTCGCCGCGGATGATGTCGCGGATCACGCGGGGCGAGATCGTGGCCGGCAGCGCCGCGTCCCAGGCCTCGTAGAGCACATGCGCTGTCATCGCCCAGGCGCCCGAGGCCGCCAGCGCGCGGAACGGCGCCAGGTCCAGCGCCAGGTGCGCCGGGCAGGCCCGCACGCGCGGCAATTCATGGTGGCTGTCGGCCGTGGCCCGCCCGTGCCCGGGGATGTGCTTGACGACCGGGATGGCGCCGCCCGCCTGCAGCCCCGCCACCCAGGCCCGGCCCAGGCGGATGATCTCATGCGGATCGTCCGAGAAGGCGCGGTCGCCGATCACGCCATGCGCGCCGGGCACGCGCAGGTCCAGCACCGGGGCGCAGACCACGTCGAGCCCTTCCGCCACGCAGGCTGCCCCCAGCAGCGCCGCATTGGCGAAGGCGGCGGTTTCGGGCGCGCCCTCGAAGGCGGCGGCGGCCGGGAAGTCCTCCCAGGCCGGCGGCCTGAGCCGCGCGACGCGCCCGCCCTCCTGGTCCACCAGGATCGGCGCCTCCGCGCCCAGGATGTCGCGCACCGACGCCGCCAGCGCGCGAAGTTGCGCCGGCGCCGCCACATTGCGCGCGAACAGGATGACGCCGACCGGCCGGCTATCGCGCAGCAGCGCGGCCTCCTCGGGCGTCAGGACATGGCCGGACAGGCCGATGATCGCGGCACGCGGGGTCACGATGGGGCTTCGGCCTCGTGTCTCGGGCGCCCCGACCAGGACGCCCGGACCAGGCGGTGATCGACGCGCGTCAGCGGATGATGGTGCAGGGAATGCTGCGGGCGCGCGCCTGTTCGCAGAAACCGTTGGCGGCCGCAACATCGGCGAAGCCCCCGGTCCGCAGGCGGAACAGCGTGGCCTGGCCCTCGCGCTCGAAGCGCACGACCTGCGGGCGAAAGGCGCCTAGCAGGTCAGCATGGCGCCGCGCCAGCCGGTCCCATTCGCCGCGCGCCGCCTCCTCGCTGGTCAGGGCACCGAGCTGCACGCGGATGGCGCCACCCGGCGCCGGGGCGGGCCGCGCTGCCGCAGTCGGGGCTGGGGCGGCAGGCTGGGCGGTAGCGGCAGGCGGCGTGGCACCCGGCGCCGTCCGGGCCGCCGGCGCCGCGCCACCCGTCGGCGCCTGCGCGTTCGGCGCGGCAGGCGCCACCGGTTGCGGCGGCGGCTGCGCCACCTGCGCGCGCAAGGCATCGATGCGCGGCGCTTCCGGCTCCGGCGCCAGCCGCGCCGCGCCATTGTTCGCAGGGCCGCGATTGCGTTCGAAGATCAGTTCGTCCTGGTTCGGCACGCGCAGCCCGCCCGGATCATCCGGGCGCACCTTGAAGGGGCGCGGGTCCGGTTCGATCAGCGGCACCGACCGTGGGGCGGCGCCGATGCGCCCGATCCCCCAGGCGATCGCCCCGCCCACCAGCAGCGCCGCAGCCAGGCCGCCGCCGATCGCGATCAAACGCCAGGGCGGCCCGCCATCATCGGAAGGCCGCACCCGATAGGACGGCACAGGAACATCGGTCACGCCCCACCCCCTGACTGCCGGGGGGCCTGGGCCAGCCCCTCAGCGCATCTCCTCGACCGGCGTCACCCCCATGACGCGCAGGCCCGAACGGATCACCGTCGCCGTCGCGGCAACGAGGGCCAGCCGGGCCCGGGTCGCTCCGGGGTCCTCCGCCCGGATGAACCGGAGCGTCGAATCGTCGCGACCACGGTTCCACAATACGTGAAAGTCCGAGGCCAAGTCTTGGAGAAAGAACGCGATCCGGTGCGGTTCACGCGCTGTTGCGGCTGCTTCCACGCTGCGCGGCCATGCGGCGATGCGCCGGATCAGCGCCATCTCGGCCGGATCGGACAGCGCATCGAGCGCCGTGCCCTCGAGTCCCGCCACCAGCGCGGCGTCGGTCGCCTCCGCCTGGCGCAGCACGGACCGGCAGCGCGCATGGGCGTACTGCACGTAGAACACGGGATTGTCGCGCGATTGCTCGACCACCTTGTCGAGGTCGAATTCCATCTGCGCATCGGCCTTGCGCGTGAGCATCGTGAAGCGCACCGCGTCGCGGCCCACTTCGTCGATCAGGTCGCTGAGCGTCACGTAGGTGCCCGCGCGCTTGGACATGCGCACCGGCTCACCGCCCTTCACCACCTGCACGATCTGCGTCAGCACGACATCGAGACTGACGCGCCGGTCGGACAGCGCCGCCACCACCGCCGCCATGCGCTTCACGTAGCCGCCGTGGTCGGCACCCCACACATGCACGAGTTCCGCGAAGCCGCGGTCGATCTTGTGCTGGTGGTTGGCGATGTCGTTCGCGAAGTAGGTGCCGGTGCCGTCGGATTTGCGCAGCGGACGATCGACCTCGTCGCCGAAGGATGTCGCGCGGAACAGCAGCTGCTCCCGCGGTTCCCAATCGTCCGGCGTCTTGCCCTTGGGCGGCTCCAGCACGCCCTGGTAGACAAGGCCCTTGCCGGTCAGCAGCGTGATCGCTGCATCGACGCCGCCGGCTTCCACCAGCGCGCGCTCGCTCACGAACACGTCGTGCGTGACGCCGAGCTTCGCGAGGTCCTCGCGGATCTCCGCCATCATCATCGCGACCGCCGTCTCGCGCGCGGTATCCAGCCAAGCGGTGCGCACCAGCCAGCCGCGCTCGAGCGCCGGAGCGAAGGCCGAGACGGTTTCCTCCGCCGGCAACATGCCGGGTTCGATGCGGCGCGCCATCATCTGGTCGCCGAAGCGCTCGGCCAGCGCATCGCCCACCGCCACCAGGTAGTCGCCGCGATACTGCAGCGTGGTGCCAAAGCGCTGTTCGGTCGCCTCCGCGTTCCACTCATCCGCACCTAGGCTGACCGCGCGCAGATACCGCCAATAGGCCGCCCACCCCAGTGCGATGACCTGGTTGCCCGCGTCGTTGACGTAGTATTCCTTGGTGACGTCGTAGCCCGCCTTGATCATCAGGTTGGCCAGCGCATCGCCCACCACCGCGCCTCGGCAATGCCCCACATGCATCGGCCCGGTCGGGTTGGCCGAGACATATTCCACATTCGCCCGGATGCCCGCGCCGAGCGTGCTGTCGCCATACCCCTCGCCCGCGCGCAGCACGGCCGGCACCTGGCCACGCAGGAAGCCTTCATCGAGCCGCAGGTTCACGAAACCCGGCCCGGCGGGTGTTGCCTCCACCACCATGGGAAGTGCCACGAGCTTCTCGGCCAGCGCGGCGGCCAGCTTCTGCGGCGCCATGCGCGCGGGCTTGGCCGCGACCAGCGCGGCGTTCGTCGCCATGTCGCCATGCGCCAGGTCGCGCGGCGGTTCCACCTGCACGCGGGCCAGCGCCTCGGGCGGCAGGTCGGGCACCAGCGCGGCCAGCGCGCCGCGCACCTCCTGCGTGAGCAGGGTGAAGATGTTCTCGGTCATGCGATGTTCAGCCTGGAATGTCTGGGTCGTTCAGGCGCCGGTATTCTTCCAGCGCATAGCGGTCGGTCATGCCGGCGATGTAGTCGCACACCACCAGCGCGCAGTGCGGCGTGCCCGCGTCGCCCGCGCGGGCACGCCACAGCGGGGGCAGCATTTGCGGCCCGCCATGCAGGTGGCTGAACAGCATCTGCACCACGCGCTTGGACTTCGCCATGGTGCGGTTGACGCGCCAGTGGCGATACATGCGGGTGAACAGGAAGTCCCGCAGCGGCAGGTTGGCTTCCGCCATCGCGGCCGAGAAACCGATCACCGGATGGCTCGCGCGGCGGATGTCGTCCACGCTCGCCGGGGCCAGGGCGGCGATGCGCCGGCGCGATTCCGCCACCACGTCGCCCACCATGGCGTTGATGACGCGGCGGATCATCTCGGGCGCCAGGCGTTCGGCCGGCGCATCCGGCGCGGCGGCACGCGCGGCCGCCAGCGCGTCCCGCACCAGCGGCAGCGCGCCCACTTCCTCAAGCGTGAACAGCCGCGCGCGCAGCCCGTCATCCAGGTCGTGGTTGTTGTAGGCGATGTCGTCCGCCAGCGCCGCCACCTGCGCCTCCGCACTCGCATGCGTGTGCAGGTCGAGCGGATGCCTCGCGTCATACTCCGCGATATAGGGCGCGGGCCGGCGCAGCGGGCCGTTGTGCTTGGCCAGGCCCTCGAGCGTCTCCCAGGTCAGGTTCAGCCCGTCGAAGCCGGCGTAGCGCGCCTCCAGCGCCGTCACCGCCTTGAGCGACTGCGCATTGTGGTCGAAGCCGCCATAGGGCTTCATCGCGGAATTCAGCGCATCCTCGCCCGCATGGCCGAAGGGCGGGTGGCCGAGGTCATGCGCCAGCGCCAGCGCCTCCGCCAGATCCTCGTCCAGCGCCAGCAGCCGCGCGATCGACCGCGCGATCTGAGCGACCTCGATGCTGTGGGTCAGGCGCGTGCGGAAATGGTCGCCCTCGTGGTAGATGAAGACCTGCGTCTTGTACTGCAGCCGCCGGAACGCCGTGGCGTGGATGATCCGGTCGCGGTCGCGCTGGAAGGGCGATCGCGCATCGCCCCCCGCTTCCGGATACAGCCGGCCGCGGGAGGTCTCGGGCCGGACGGCGTGGGGCGCGAGGCTCATGCCCGCGGGCCGTAGCACCCGCGTGCGCCCCCCGGCAACCGCAGCCCCGCGTTGGAACCGCGCCCCAAAGCCCCTATGTTCGGGACACGAGGAGTCCCCGCGCCATGCCCGACGGCACCGCCACCCTGCCCGCCTTCCGCGTCACCGACCGCGCCGCCGCCCAGGTGGCCGACATCGCCGCGCGCGAGGGCCGCCCCGGCGCCGGCCTGCGCCTGGCGGTCGAAGCCGGCGGCTGCTCCGGCTTCCAGTACAAGTTCGGGCTTGAGGATGCGCCGGCCGAGGACGACCTGGTGGTGGGCGACGGCGCGGGCCGCGTCTTCGTCGATCCCGTCTCGCTCGACCTGTTGGCGGGCGCTGAACTGGATTGGGCGGAGGAGCTCATCGGCGCGCATTTCGCAATCCGCAACCCGCAGGCAGTCTCGGCCTGCGGCTGTGGCACGTCGTTCTCGGTCGGCTAGAAGAAGGTCGGGGGAGGACACCTCCCCCGAATCCCCCACCGTTTTTTGGCAGAAAGCGCGATTGCCAAATGGGGCGGGGAGCGCTTCCCTCCGGAGCGCATGAAACTCGCCACCTTCAACGTCAACTCGATCCGCCAGCGCGCCGGGCATGTGGCGCGATTCCTCGCGCGCGCACAGCCGGACCTGCTGTTCCTGCAGGAAACCCGCTGCACGGCAGAACAGGTGCCCACCACCGAATTCGAAGCCCTGGGCTACCACACCCACGCCGTCGGCCAGGGCGGCGGGCGCAACGGCGTCGCCGTCATCGCCAGGATCCCCTTCGACATCGTCGCCGAACACCTGCCCGGCGACACCGAGGACACCCAGGCCCGCTACATCGAAGTCCAGGCAAAGGGCCTGAACGCCGCGGGCATCTACCTGCCCAACGGCAATTCGGGTGGCGATCCGGGCTACGCCTACAAGCTCGCCTGGATGGACCGGCTGCGCGCGGTGGCCGCCGAACGGCTCGACACCTTCACGCCCTTCGCGGTGCTGGGCGACTTCAACGTCTGCCCGACCGACGCCGACCTCGCCCCCGGCGCCCTGCCGCCAACCGACGCCCTGGTGCGCCCCGAAACGCGCGCGCACTTCCGCGCCCTGCTGCACCTGGGCCTGACCGATGCCCTGCGTGCGCTGCATCCGGCCGAAACCCTGTTCACCTACTGGGATTATGGCGCCGCCTTCGAGACCAACCGCGGCCTGCGCATCGACCACGTTCTGCTGAGCCCGGACCTGGCCGAGCGCCTGGACACGTGCGAGGTGGACACAGCCCCGCGCAGCGAGGCGCAGCCCTCGGACCATACCCCGGTGATCGCGACGCTGCGCTGAGGGCGCGCTACCAGCGCCGGTAGTAGGGCCGCCCCCAATAGCCCGGCCGCGGCCCCCAGTAACCACGCCCCCACCCATAGCCGAGTCCCACGCCAATCCCGACCGACGGCGCCACCACCACCGGCGGCGGTGGCGGCGCGGGCACCACCTGGATCGGCACGCCAGGCTGGAACGGCGCGTCATAGCCATAGGCCGGATAGCCATAGGCCGGCGGCGCATAGACCACAGGCGGCGCCGGCGGCGGGATGGTCGCCCCCGGCGGCGGTAATGGTACCAGGCTGCCATCGGGCATCACGACGCAGCCGCCCAGCAGCAGCGACGCGGCGGCGGCGAGGAGGACAGCGTGCATCGGGTGTCCCTTGGCTGGCGGCATTCCCCTCAGCCTGGGGTCATCGCGCGGCGCCGGCAAGGCCGAGGGTCATCGCTGGTCGCCGGCAAGCGCCGGGTGGGCGTTCAGCGCCAATACCCGCCCCGGCAACGTCCCCAGGCGTCGCAGCGCCGCGGCACCCAGTATCGGCGCGGCCGCGGCTGGACATAGACCCGCTCCGGTGGCGGTGCGTAATACGCCGGTGCGGGCGCCGGCGCGTAGATCGGCCGCGGCTGCGGCGCATAGACGACTGGTTCCTGGTAGGCCACGCACCCGGCCAGGCCGATCCCGGCAGCCACGGGCACGAGCAGACGACGAATCAGCATCGGCATTCTCCCATGCGGCGGCAACGCGGCACCGCATGGGGGGTTTCTGCGCCGCCCGGATGGCGATGCGATGGCAAACGAAACGTAACGCTACTGGTCGGCGTAGCAGTGCGTCTCGGCGGCACCGCCCGGATTGGTGACGGCGCCCAAGTAGGCCGGCCCGACCAGCTGCGCATACTTCCACAGGGCGCCCGCATTGTAGTCGTGTCCGCGCGGCTTCCAGGCGGCGCGGCGGCGCGCGATCTCCTCCTCCGGCACGATCATGTCGATGGTGCCGGCCTGCGCGTCGATAACGATCCGGTCGCCGTTCTCCAGCAGCGCGATCGGGCCGCCGACCGCGGCCTCAGGCCCGACATGGCCGATGCAGAAGCCGCGCGTCGCCCCGCTGAACCGCCCGTCGGTGATCAGCGCCACCTTGTCGCCCATACCCTGGCCATAGATCGCCGATGTGGTGGACAGCATCTCGCGCATGCCAGGCCCGCCCTTGGGGCCTTCGTAGCGCACGATGATGACGTCGCCTGCCTTGTAGGCGCGGGCCTCGACGGCGGCGAAAGCGTCCTCCTCACAGTCGAAGCACAGCGCGGTGCCTTCAAAGCGCAGGTTGGTCATCCCGGCGATCTTCACGATGCCGCCCTCGGGGGCGAGGTTGCCCTTGAGCGCCACCACGCCACCGATCGGGCTGATCGGGTCGGAGGTCGGGCGCACCACGTCCTGGTCGCGGGGCACGATCACCTCGCGGTGGTTCTCGGCCACGGTCCTGCCGGTGACCGTGAGGCAATCTCCCTTCACGTAGCCGCCATCGAGCAGCGCCTTGATGATGACCGGCACGCCGCCGATGCGGAACACGTCGGCGGCCACGTACTTCCCGCCGGGCTTGAGGTCGGCGATGTGCGGGGTCTTGCGCATGATCTCCGCCACGTCCTGCAGCGTGAAGCGGATGCCCGCTTCATGCGCCATGGCGGGCAGGTGCAGCGCGGCATTGGTGGACCCGCCCGTCGCGCCCACGATGGCCGCCGCGTTGTGCAGGCTGTCGAGCGTGACGATGTCGCGCGGGCGCAGGTTGCGGCGGATCAATTCCACCACCGCCTTGCCCGAGGCCACCGCGTGGTCGTCGCGTGTCTCGTCGGGTGCCGGCGCACCGGCCGAGAACGGCAGTGCGAGGCCAATCATTTCCGACACGCAGGCCATGGTGTTGGCGGTGAACTGCCCGCCGCAGGCCCCCGCGCCGGGGCAGGCGTGGCGTTCCAGCTCGTCCAGTTCCTCGTCCGACATGTTGCCCGCGGCGTGCTGGCCGACGGCCTCGAACACATCGAGCACCGTCACGTCGCGCCCATGGTGGCGGCCCGGCATGATCGACCCGCCATACATGAACACCGACGGCACGTTCAGCCGGATCATCGACATCATGACGCCCGGCAGCGACTTGTCGCAGCCCGCGATGCCGACCAGCGCATCATAGCAATGCCCGCGCATTGTCAGCTCGATCGAATCCGCGATCGCCTCGCGCGAGGCGAGCGAGGACTTCATCGACTGGTGCCCCATGGCGATACCGTCGGTCACCGTGATGGTGGTGAATTCGCGCGGCGTCGCGCCCGCGGCCTTCACGCCCGCCTTCGCCGCCTGCGCCTGGCGCGACAGCGCGATGTTGCAGGGCGCGGCCTCGTTCCAGCAGGAGGCGACGCCGACCAGCGGCTGCTCAATCTCCTCCTTCGTCAGGCCCATGGCGTAGTAGTAGGACCGGTGCGGCGCGCGCTCCGGGCCCATGGTGGTGTGGCGGCTCGGCAGGCGGGACTTGTCCCAGGCTTTGGCGGACACGGACGGCTCCTCGGGCTTGCCGGGGGACGGTCTCGGGCCGCCCCTCCGGTGCTTGGTCTATGCAGGGCAGAAGGGGGGGCGCGTCAAGCGCCGCGGCGAGGCCAGCCCGCCGCGTTCAGCCCGCGATCCGCGCCATCGCGGCATCGAGCCGCGCCACCTCGGCCCGCTGGGCCTCCAGCCGGTCGCGCATCTCCTGCACGATCTCCTCCGGCGCGCGCGAGACGAAGACATCGCTCGACAGTTTCGCGATGGTCTTGTCGGCCTCGGCCGCAATCCGCGCGCGTTCCTTGGACAGGCGCGCGCGCTCGGCGCCGAGGTCGATCACCTCGGCCAGGGGCAGCATGATGGTCGCCTCGCCCACCACGGCCTGCACGGCGCCGCGCGGCGGGTCGCCCTCCAGCGCGCGGACCTCAGTCGCACGGCCGAGGCGCTTGATCGCGTCCTCCCAGCGCGTCGCGCGCGCCAGCGATTCGCCCGACGCCCCGGCCAGCAGCAGCGGCACGGTGATCGACGGTGCGACGTTCATCTCGGAGCGCACGGTGCGGACCTCGCTGATCAGGCGCACCACCCAGTCCAGTTCGGCACGCGCCTCGGCGGCGTCACGCACGCTCGCGGCCTCGGGCCAGGTTTCCCGGATCAGGCTGCACTCCGCGCCATAGCCCATGCGGTGCCACAGCTCCTCGGTGATGTAGGGCATCACCGGGTGCAGCAGGCGTAGGATCACGCCCAGCACATGCTGCGCGGCGCCCTTCACCTCCTCCTTCTCCGGTCCGTCGGGACCGAGCAGCACGGGCTTCGCGAATTCCAGGAACCAGTCGCAGAAGCCGCCCCAGGTGAAGCGGTAGCAGGCCATGGCGTAGTCATCGAAGCGGAAGGCCTCGAGCGCGGCATTGGCCTCCGCCACCGCAGTGTTCGCGGCATCGAGGATCCAGCGCGACAGCGGCAGCGTGGCGGTGGCCAGGTCGAAATCCGGCCGCGGCGCGATGCCGTTCATCTCGCAGAAGCGCGCCGCGTTCCAGATTTTCGTGGCGAAGGCGCGGTAGCCCTCGATGCGCTGCTTCGCCAGCTTGATGTCGCGCCCCGGCCCGGCCAGTGCACACAGCGTGAAGCGCACCGCATCCGCGCCATGCGCGTCGACCAGTTCCAGGGGATCGAGCACATTCCCCTTCGACTTCGACATCTTCTGGCCCTTCTCGTCGCGCACCAGGCCGTGGATGCAGACCGTCTTGAAGGGCACTTCGCCCATGAAGTGGATACCCATCATCATCATGCGGGCGACCCAGAAGAAGATGATGTCGAAG from Roseomonas fluvialis encodes the following:
- the scpB gene encoding SMC-Scp complex subunit ScpB, whose product is MNGQAEAPGGGAERRAENAAKAGRAEPTSLAGDEAGGATTADGGHAADAATTPGGDAPAADARSDDDDAAPQAAPVAADDAAGVVLSADAATLPSLDGSEPGGANNGPPAGPDSDSDPASDAAPSADAVAADTAIDVPDPALLAEGARIAEALIFASDRPVTPAMLGAVLPPGLVPGTVVAALTEACEGRGVMIAEVAGGWAFRTAPDLAQRLTKVVQAPRRLPRAAMEALSIIAYHQPCTRGEIEEIRGAALAQTTLEALLELGLVAPRGRREVPGRPTLWGTTPKFLEQFGLKALSDLPRKEELVTAETGPALPLGGPGGTEAEPVTDAAADQDPAPQDEGAAEADLSGSDSPRGAAP
- a CDS encoding segregation and condensation protein A encodes the protein MSESLHLRLDGFEGPLDLLLELARAQKVDVARLSILDLVDQYLAVIEGARRVRLELAADWLVMAAWLAWLKSRLLVPPDQAEGEDAEALAEQLADRLAELQRMRAAALWLNRRPWLGHDVFARGAPESLRVEDRSGLHADLPSLLQSYVAARRRALARRPYRPKPRKLFTVQEALERLTRLVGALPSWSVLQGFLPDTILDPLERKAALASTLVAGLEMARGGGIEIRQEEAFGPIHVRRRPEEGATDERAG
- a CDS encoding site-2 protease family protein, which produces MPDWFPEAAAAVLAAVFAITFHEAAHGYAALALGDDTAKRAGRISLNPIRHVDPVGTLLVPGIMVVGQLLTIGRVEAMFGWAKPVPVDILRLRNPRWGMVLVAAAGPAINAALAFSAALLVHAVLAGEGLMGPDLAEFLLRFAALSILANLVLGLFNLLPLPPLDGGRIMVGLLPRAPAIALARVEPYGLIIVIGVLFLLPMAIPAWDPMTWFVRNTVAPAYGLVLSAAGLGGLR
- the nagZ gene encoding beta-N-acetylhexosaminidase, yielding MTPRAAIIGLSGHVLTPEEAALLRDSRPVGVILFARNVAAPAQLRALAASVRDILGAEAPILVDQEGGRVARLRPPAWEDFPAAAAFEGAPETAAFANAALLGAACVAEGLDVVCAPVLDLRVPGAHGVIGDRAFSDDPHEIIRLGRAWVAGLQAGGAIPVVKHIPGHGRATADSHHELPRVRACPAHLALDLAPFRALAASGAWAMTAHVLYEAWDAALPATISPRVIRDIIRGEAGFDGVLVTDDLAMGALRGASNDLAGAALEAGCDVVLHCTGRIGDSAALLAGCPALSDRAAARLATARAVRDAMQGREPGALRALRDRALRAAAAHPAGADPTERDG
- a CDS encoding SPOR domain-containing protein, yielding MTDVPVPSYRVRPSDDGGPPWRLIAIGGGLAAALLVGGAIAWGIGRIGAAPRSVPLIEPDPRPFKVRPDDPGGLRVPNQDELIFERNRGPANNGAARLAPEPEAPRIDALRAQVAQPPPQPVAPAAPNAQAPTGGAAPAARTAPGATPPAATAQPAAPAPTAAARPAPAPGGAIRVQLGALTSEEAARGEWDRLARRHADLLGAFRPQVVRFEREGQATLFRLRTGGFADVAAANGFCEQARARSIPCTIIR
- a CDS encoding arginine--tRNA ligase, whose amino-acid sequence is MTENIFTLLTQEVRGALAALVPDLPPEALARVQVEPPRDLAHGDMATNAALVAAKPARMAPQKLAAALAEKLVALPMVVEATPAGPGFVNLRLDEGFLRGQVPAVLRAGEGYGDSTLGAGIRANVEYVSANPTGPMHVGHCRGAVVGDALANLMIKAGYDVTKEYYVNDAGNQVIALGWAAYWRYLRAVSLGADEWNAEATEQRFGTTLQYRGDYLVAVGDALAERFGDQMMARRIEPGMLPAEETVSAFAPALERGWLVRTAWLDTARETAVAMMMAEIREDLAKLGVTHDVFVSERALVEAGGVDAAITLLTGKGLVYQGVLEPPKGKTPDDWEPREQLLFRATSFGDEVDRPLRKSDGTGTYFANDIANHQHKIDRGFAELVHVWGADHGGYVKRMAAVVAALSDRRVSLDVVLTQIVQVVKGGEPVRMSKRAGTYVTLSDLIDEVGRDAVRFTMLTRKADAQMEFDLDKVVEQSRDNPVFYVQYAHARCRSVLRQAEATDAALVAGLEGTALDALSDPAEMALIRRIAAWPRSVEAAATAREPHRIAFFLQDLASDFHVLWNRGRDDSTLRFIRAEDPGATRARLALVAATATVIRSGLRVMGVTPVEEMR
- a CDS encoding deoxyguanosinetriphosphate triphosphohydrolase; protein product: MSLAPHAVRPETSRGRLYPEAGGDARSPFQRDRDRIIHATAFRRLQYKTQVFIYHEGDHFRTRLTHSIEVAQIARSIARLLALDEDLAEALALAHDLGHPPFGHAGEDALNSAMKPYGGFDHNAQSLKAVTALEARYAGFDGLNLTWETLEGLAKHNGPLRRPAPYIAEYDARHPLDLHTHASAEAQVAALADDIAYNNHDLDDGLRARLFTLEEVGALPLVRDALAAARAAAPDAPAERLAPEMIRRVINAMVGDVVAESRRRIAALAPASVDDIRRASHPVIGFSAAMAEANLPLRDFLFTRMYRHWRVNRTMAKSKRVVQMLFSHLHGGPQMLPPLWRARAGDAGTPHCALVVCDYIAGMTDRYALEEYRRLNDPDIPG